aaggcctcccccaaggctttccataacgaccggtcctgcgctgcccgaaaaaacataattttataatatttataatgacAACATTTAATGAAGATACTTAAGGTTTATAAACaagaatttaaaaattattgatTCAGCATCACAAGATATTCAATGTTCTCCTATTTCCAGTTCGTCGTAATCCTTGCTCTGGCGGTAGCTGCCAACGCCAGCAACATCAACAGCTTCGCGTACGACGTGGCCGACCCGTTCACCGGCGACTTCAAGAGCCAGGCGGAGACGCGCGTTGGAGACCGCGTGCGCGGCCAGTACTCGCTGCTGGAGTCCGACGGCACCAAGCGTACGGTGGACTACGCCGCCGGAGCAGAGGGCTTCAACGCGCAGGTCCGCAAAGACCCTGCCTTCATCGCTGCTCCTGCCGTCTACTCAGCCGCCCCTGCCGTCTATTCCGCCGCCCCTGCCGTCTACTCCGCCGCCCCTGGCGTCTACTCGGCCGCCCCTGGCGTCTACTCCGCTGGTTTCGGCTACTCAGGTCTCCCCTACGGTTATTCCGCGCTCCCTTACGCCAAGTACTTCTGAACACTGTTATCTGATGATTTTTCATGTAAATATTGGTTctgtaaataaaagtttataaaGATTGGATAGTAAACTTGTTTGATTGTATCATTTTACTGAAGGGAAATTGTAAAGTAGAGAAAATCAGTGCTCCCTAACCCCTCAAATATTCCTCTAGTAAATTAAAGGTGGTCATCCATCGGAGATTAAATAACGATGATGAATAACGATTTATGAATGtagttttacgcccgtattaaaAAACGATGCtagcttaagtaaagcagcaaatcaaacgcacagcgttgaatagagctctgtgattggttcgtgtgtcaccctgtgcgtccacgcgcactgtgagacaatAGTTATATTGCCACGCGCTATTGTAAGTATACTCGTATTATTGGAAATAATATCAGTCTTACACTTTTTgtgtttttgtttaatattcTGTCTGAAGAAAAGTCGTTAGTCTTTCTTCTAACATGTTTGTATCTTGGCTCTACTTCCTTAATGCATACTAATTAGTTTGCCAAAAGtcacttgtttacgcacaaaaACTTTTATTCAAGATCTTTTCCATAAAGACCTTTAATCTTCTTGTTATTTCGAGTTGGTACCTACATATCTATCAATTATTGTATCGATGTAAGAGCAAGGAAAACCAATATATTTACATTCCAATTCAGACTTAAAAATTAATTCAACAAAGTAAGCACCCGCTTCAAAAATTCAGAGCTACTACTACGAatggtttaattaattttttatcgCGTTTTTTCCGATTCAAAGGAATAATGCTATCAAAAGATAGATCAAACGCTAACACtcgaataatttaataaaaactacaaaggaaacaatttaaattcatttgtgaTGCAAATCGGGGAGCTGTATGAAATGGGAATGGAATTTAAAGCCAATCTACTTAAGTAGAAGGTTACAAAGTGTAGAAAATAAAGCCAGAACATTGAGTGGTAAAATCAAGCCAAGTCTTGAAAATGTGATTTTGTGGAgtgaataataattatcttgGAGCTAAAATACTATTGGCCATGTGGTTCAGGTAGAGCATGTATAAAAGGACCAACCACTTCTCATAGATGTCGAAaaaggacaaatatgcgaatAACAGGCCCAATAAGTTTGGCCAACGCTGGCCAGGTATTATCAATGTTCTTTTTAGAGCGTTgctttacaatatttaattttacaaaggtttaaatttaaaaaaaatctaaagagttcttataaatattattcttaaacaCATTGAAAGCAAAAGTGCTGCTTTCAAATAGGTAGTGCCTTTGTTTACTTTTCCATAATCAAAAACTTTTGAAGCTGCTGTAAAATTCATCTCAACTTATATTGTTTGTATGTTCACTGAAAGCTGCACTCGCAAAGCTTCCTTTGAaatttttctattaaatattttcattcaGCAGACTGAATCTTTTCACTACTTTTAtaagttaatattttatgtgaaatattATGTTTGCTCAACTTTTTAGGGTTCTCGAGTGGAAATCCCGCAAACGTAGAGTAGGACACCCACGCGCTCGATGGATCGACGACCTTATAAGAGCCGCTGGCAGTGGCTTGATGACATCAGCGAAGGACTAACCCcgccgccgctggactattgtggtgaacccacttgTGACACAAGCATTTTCAGCTTCGTTCGTTAGTTTCAGACAaaatacgtccactgctggacaaaggtctcatttctgattcgatcacgcagggaaactccgagtaTAGCATTATAAATCGCCCTTTTCACGTCTCAGCTCCGTAtgctataataattattagtattaGTTTTATACGTATAAAATACCATCAACTACTGATAGCTCTAGTCGTCAGACGTCATTATTTAATCAAGTCGTCAAAACGTCTTCCACTTAAGcctttaaatgttataattcTCAAATCGATATGATCGCTCCAATCCTTTGACACGACCCAGTCCTATTGAACTGCCGTGTTTATGTTTCAGAAATGTGAAATCTCACAGTAGGTACTCGCGAAATATGAAGTTCTCCCAGCCGTGCCATTGCCATGCCCTCCGAGGTTTACTGCCACTCAGAGCAATATTGCCAGGCCtgtatttgataaataaaaaagtttccGAGCGAGCCGCGTTTTTGTGAAATATCTACGCCCGAAGTAGGCAGTTGAGGAGGCGTGGAGCTAGACTTTTTGGAACTGAACTTATTTTGAGAGAGATTATATTTAACGAGACTAAGGAAGTTCTGAaagttttaatgttttttggGAAAATATTAACTTAACATACTTAGACTACTTTACAAATAATATGCCCTAAGCTTTGTTATGAAGAACCTAATCTTAGATTTCTTCTGTCGAGGGAGCTTGAAATGTAGGTAGCTctaattactgtaaataataccaaagatgataaaaaaattaaaaccgctGAATAGGTATAGTTTTTGTTTGTGTTATAAAATCTTTGCACGTAAAAACGTGCAAAGATTTTGTGGTACGATATTCGCCAACCGtatattttcaaatgtttacaaaatatttctttcgCGCTACGAATATATTCGTAGCAATCGAAGCTCGTAGCACTGCGGCGAGATTGTTTGCCGTAGCGTCTCGTAGCAAAGACGGACGTGTATTGGATGGGACGAGTTCAAGTGCCATCCACGAACGTATTGGATGTCTGCCTACGAGATGCTCTGCTTCTCGATAGGTTGAAATGATGAGATTGAACTTATGTTACGTTCAATTTCAGATAATGTGGAGTGAATTAAGATGCCAATAACCttaaattttagtatgataCATTTAGCGCCACATAAACAGTAAAGCCGGCAACGAAGATCCGGATTTAAGAACTTGTAACTTGCTTGTACTATGTGTAAAGAAAAGCATTATCTTGCATACTTCAAAAGGCATTTTAGTTTAATATTTTGCAGAATTCAACGccgcattttattttataatcctAGCATTCTTTGTGCAATGTATTTCaattctatacagggtggaaacgttaagtgatctcactcgattatttctaaactatacaagatatcgaaaaactgattactgattctgaaagagctttacgagctctttcaaacgatatcagtaataggttacagaattaactggatctatccgaaaattcaatgttttcaagctccatactaaatgtatgccactatgccagccacacaatattagaagtgttatttttttattttaaataataaacacttaaaatttattcatgaattgcattcttatttaaaattattaacggAAAACATTGgctttaggctttacttgctataatattatcaagacatgagtgctaTGATTGTGGCagtattaaatgtatggaagctgaaaacattgaattttcgaatagatccagtttattttataacttattattgataccattggatagagctcgtgaagcactttcaggatcagttaccagtttttggatatcttgtatagtttttaatattatgaggttttactaaatgtatggaggctggaaacattgaattttcagatagatctaatttattatgtaacctattattggtaccgttggatagagctcatgaagcacttttaggatcagtaagcagtttttggatatcttgtatagtttagaaataatcgagtgagatcacttatcgtttccaccctgtatacgtcTTTTGCTAAACATAAGACTTTCTATTGCAAGTCTTTACTCGCCATTCTGCAAAAACTTTTTTACTGATCTTTGTGGTTTCttttaaaatttgatttttcattaatattattattctctttTTACAGGTAAGTTCCTGTGATTCTCCTGCTAATGACGTTGACAGTGACGTAATATGGTAAGCGTAATCACGATCCCTCATTGACCTAACACTTTTACCCAATACTTTGAGCGTTGCGTGTAGTATAACGTGACCATTTATTTTCTGTGCCAGAGCGGGACAACTGAGGAATAGTTGTAAAAAAAACCTgcggaataataaaataaaacaaagttttgGGAGTTTTACAAGTTCATAGAAGATTGAATAACACAAATCAAAGCACTAAACACAAAACAGTTAAGTAGTGCGGTGACTTCTAAGtcgtatttttgtatttgtcgttggaaaaaaattgttttagaaTATCGTATCTTGTTTTTAGATAACTATGGAACTCACtgcatgatttatttataagtatttattttcgtAATGAACATAGCTTTCATTACTGCTACACTTAGCTGGGTTTTATCGCTCGTCCACATTTTGTTCATTTGAGAAAAAACTCTTTCGACTGGTGCGTTACTTCCTGGCAGACACATAACGTACTCGATAAGTATGGCTGTTGTTACATTTAAAAACGATAGATGCATTCTTAAAGCTAAAGCGGGACGTTTTTGCTCTTGCGGGGGACAGCGGGACAGACAGTCTGAAAGCGGGACAGTCCCGCCCAAAGTAGTAGTAGTACTTATATGTAGTAGCacttatatgtatgtatttcaaGACACAGCTGCGCAAACAATCATCAAGTTTCTCCGAAGATGGCCGACCGATAAAAGCGTTAGTTTACACTTTAGCTCGGCAGATTCTGGAGACTTCATTATGTTTGTAAACGCTTGTTTTACTTTATAAACTTGTCAGCGAGCTTCAGTATCGGATTACTACTTTTAAGTCGATTAAAGATGCAAAAATCCTTCAGAACTACCTAAAACATTtacttttagagtaggcgcacaccgttgatttttcgtcggccgacagtttagtcgggcagttgatcagtacctatgggcatgtatgggagtgcgcacactacgccgattcgatttggccgattcttcatataatttaaaatcgggcacaactatcggccaactaaaaatcaacggtgtgcgcctactcttaacaaGCACAAAACTACATACACACATCTCTTCTTGcttgtatttatctattttGAATGTATCTGGAGACCAAAGATACCCAGGCCTAGTAGGATGCGCGACAAGAGTATATTacggtgcgcatcctagcccgacatgagagttttaaaaataaaacgcaCCAAAAGAATCAAATGGCTgtcatattttatcataaacCTATAGAAGAATTTCATTGACACGTTTCCTCAAAGGAATTTCTCATAGACATTTCTGTCGGGGGTCTTTCATATACTGTAAATAGAAGTAGTAAGCTTGTTTACTTCATATTGAGTTTCAAAACGCCCGCATGCTCTTTTACAAGCCTTTATTGTGGAAATGTGGAAATAATACGAGGCCGCGAGGGTACCAAAGGTTATGTGGGAAAGACGGTACGCGAGGGTAGCTAAAAGTGGGACCCTATTAATTTAAGTCACTAAAACTACATTACCCCCGATAGTTGAATGGGTAATTCTTAGCTGTCCTTGAGTTTAACTCATATCCGAAAAAAGTGTGAGATGCGCCCTTTCAGCTATCGTGGTAGTGAACCTCTGCTGGGGCCACAGTGGGTGCTTAGACATCTCATAGGTGGTTCGCGATTTTAGGCAGTCGATCAAGTGTGGTCttttcacaaaatatttaaGTCAGTGAAATACATTCTAAAGGCCGAGACTTACTTACACATCTTCTATCGGTcatgctgtagatcctggctacataggagttgcagcgttGGGAATGAGTGttgagaatagtcccgttacctaATTATCTTTTTACAAACTGCGCTTATGATATTCATAGGATCGTCAGTTTCAACCGAATTTCGGTCTTATTTACTACACAAGCCTACCAGCTTTGCGTGTATTGTGTTCTATGTAGACACATCCACTTGTCCGACAATAATTGCTGAGATATATTTCCTTCTTTCGGTATCGTGCGGGTCGCGTCCGGACCCTAGTTTACCGAAAGCCTTTGTATGTCACTTTCGGCTCTCGACTCCTGC
This genomic interval from Ostrinia nubilalis chromosome 3, ilOstNubi1.1, whole genome shotgun sequence contains the following:
- the LOC135088227 gene encoding larval/pupal rigid cuticle protein 66-like, encoding MVVKFVVILALAVAANASNINSFAYDVADPFTGDFKSQAETRVGDRVRGQYSLLESDGTKRTVDYAAGAEGFNAQVRKDPAFIAAPAVYSAAPAVYSAAPAVYSAAPGVYSAAPGVYSAGFGYSGLPYGYSALPYAKYF